From Rudanella lutea DSM 19387, a single genomic window includes:
- a CDS encoding AIR synthase-related protein translates to MTDRYAQRGVSADKEDVHRAIAQLDKGLFPKAFCKIVPDTLAGDPDYCTIMHADGAGTKSSLAYLYWRETGDLSVWRGIAQDAVVMNTDDLICVGATGPMLLSSTIGRNKNLIPGEVIAEIINGTEEVLAMMREHGIEIYSTGGETADVGDLVRTVIVDSTVIARMRRDQVISNDRIQPGDVVVGLASFGQATYETEYNGGMGSNGLTSARHDVLAHYLAERYPESFDPAVDRSLVYSGSRELQSAEPVENGSVPVGKLILSPTRTYAPVVKQLLDELRPHIHGMVHCSGGAQTKVLHFIDNLHVIKDNLFPVPPLFRLIQQESGTSWQEMYKVFNMGHRLEVYLPDEFAHQVIRVAQSFGIEAQVIGRVEAHTGKQVTIRSEAGEFVY, encoded by the coding sequence ATGACTGATCGTTATGCTCAGCGTGGGGTTTCTGCCGATAAGGAAGACGTTCACCGCGCCATTGCTCAGCTCGACAAGGGGCTGTTTCCCAAGGCTTTTTGTAAAATCGTACCCGATACGTTGGCCGGTGACCCGGACTACTGCACCATCATGCACGCCGATGGGGCGGGTACCAAATCGTCGCTGGCGTACCTGTACTGGCGCGAAACGGGTGATCTGAGCGTTTGGCGTGGCATTGCACAGGACGCCGTCGTGATGAATACCGACGACCTGATTTGTGTGGGCGCTACCGGCCCCATGCTACTCTCATCGACCATCGGGCGGAACAAGAACCTGATTCCGGGGGAGGTGATTGCCGAAATCATCAACGGAACCGAAGAGGTGCTGGCCATGATGCGGGAGCATGGCATCGAAATTTACAGCACCGGTGGCGAAACCGCCGACGTAGGCGATCTGGTCCGAACGGTAATCGTCGACAGTACCGTGATTGCCCGGATGCGCCGGGATCAGGTCATCAGCAATGACCGTATTCAGCCCGGCGATGTGGTGGTGGGCCTGGCTTCGTTTGGGCAGGCCACCTACGAAACTGAGTACAACGGTGGTATGGGCAGCAACGGCCTGACCTCGGCCCGGCACGATGTACTGGCGCATTATCTGGCTGAGCGATACCCCGAAAGTTTCGACCCGGCCGTAGATCGGAGCTTAGTGTATAGCGGGAGCCGCGAGTTGCAGTCGGCGGAGCCCGTAGAGAACGGGTCGGTGCCGGTGGGTAAGCTAATTTTATCACCTACGCGGACCTATGCGCCGGTGGTGAAGCAATTGCTCGACGAGTTGCGGCCCCATATTCACGGGATGGTGCATTGCTCTGGCGGGGCACAAACCAAGGTGCTGCACTTTATCGACAATCTGCATGTGATCAAAGATAACCTCTTCCCGGTGCCACCTTTGTTCCGGCTCATTCAGCAGGAAAGTGGCACAAGCTGGCAGGAGATGTACAAAGTATTCAACATGGGCCACCGGCTGGAGGTGTACTTGCCCGATGAGTTTGCCCACCAAGTGATACGCGTAGCACAGTCATTTGGTATCGAAGCGCAGGTGATTGGGCGTGTGGAAGCGCACACAGGTAAGCAGGTAACCATCCGTAGCGAGGCCGGTGAGTTTGTGTACTGA
- a CDS encoding DUF1501 domain-containing protein, translated as MPTRRDFLQKSALTTAGSLLIPNFLKAYELDRMGLPPTGQKIVVVVQLSGGNDGLNTVVPYRNDIYYRERPTIAIRPEKVLTLTDELGLNPALEALRPLYDDGQMTLINNVGYPNPDRSHFRSMDIWHTASDSNQYVNTGWVGRYLDAQCKGAPSARAGVPYRALEVDDTLSLSMKGETVNGLAVLDPKKLYNQTRSGLVKGLSTTTPAPVPEHDQVAYLYKTLAETVSSAEHVYDKAKTVSTPKLYPASELGSRLKTVSELIQSGLETSVYYVSIGSFDTHINQPGQQERLLRQYAEAVRAFMDDMKRAGRTQDVLLMTFSEFGRRVKQNASNGTDHGTASNVLLFGGNGAGPAAGSRVINAAPNLTDLDEGDLKYTVDFRSIYATLLRDWLKTDDEAILGRRFDRLPIV; from the coding sequence ATGCCAACGCGTCGCGACTTTCTGCAAAAATCAGCACTGACCACGGCCGGGTCGTTGCTGATTCCCAATTTTCTGAAGGCCTACGAACTGGACCGAATGGGGCTACCCCCAACGGGTCAAAAAATTGTAGTGGTGGTTCAGTTATCGGGTGGTAACGACGGCCTGAACACCGTGGTGCCGTACCGAAACGACATTTACTACCGGGAGCGCCCTACCATCGCGATTCGGCCCGAAAAGGTGTTGACCCTGACCGACGAGCTGGGCCTGAACCCGGCGCTGGAAGCGCTGCGGCCTTTGTACGACGACGGGCAGATGACCCTTATCAACAACGTGGGCTATCCTAACCCCGACCGTTCCCATTTTCGGTCAATGGACATCTGGCATACTGCGAGTGACTCCAATCAGTATGTAAACACAGGTTGGGTGGGTCGGTATCTGGACGCGCAATGCAAAGGCGCCCCGTCGGCCCGGGCTGGTGTGCCGTACCGGGCCCTTGAGGTCGACGATACCCTGAGCCTCTCGATGAAGGGTGAGACCGTGAATGGCCTCGCCGTACTCGACCCGAAAAAACTGTACAACCAAACCCGGAGTGGCCTTGTAAAAGGACTGAGTACCACCACGCCAGCCCCCGTGCCCGAACACGATCAGGTAGCGTATCTGTACAAAACGCTGGCCGAAACGGTATCGTCGGCTGAGCACGTGTACGATAAAGCCAAAACCGTATCGACGCCTAAACTATACCCTGCCAGTGAGCTGGGTAGCCGCCTGAAAACCGTGTCGGAACTGATTCAGTCGGGCCTTGAAACGAGTGTGTACTATGTCTCAATCGGGAGTTTCGATACACACATCAACCAGCCGGGGCAGCAGGAGCGGTTGTTACGCCAATACGCTGAAGCGGTGCGGGCATTTATGGACGATATGAAGCGGGCCGGGCGTACGCAGGATGTGTTGCTGATGACGTTTTCGGAGTTTGGGCGTCGGGTCAAGCAAAACGCCAGCAACGGTACCGATCACGGCACGGCAAGTAACGTGTTGCTGTTTGGCGGCAATGGGGCCGGGCCGGCGGCCGGGTCGCGGGTGATCAACGCGGCTCCCAACCTGACCGACCTCGACGAGGGCGATCTGAAATACACCGTCGATTTCCGAAGCATCTACGCCACCCTGCTCCGCGACTGGCTCAAAACCGACGACGAGGCTATTCTGGGGCGCCGGTTCGACAGGCTGCCGATTGTGTAG
- a CDS encoding LysM peptidoglycan-binding domain-containing protein: MQANNTRNGQGSSTLPTITLTVLVAMIAALLYVGYEYVADNTGGAEELTNVALDTTTQSLAGQGDPEFITPLDTLTDTTATPTPVDLSQAPAPVEEPANAAAVEDVAADNREKTEGKPSAEELKKAESATETPKAEPEAAKPVEKIAVKPGGSASTHTVQSGETFYGIANRYNMKISTLKELNPDVSEEQVKSGVTKLKVKVMAVHTVGPGDVLRVVAQKYGVSKEALMRANGKSKDMATRGERLVIPYPEKQ; this comes from the coding sequence ATGCAAGCTAACAATACACGAAACGGTCAGGGAAGCTCCACGCTGCCGACCATCACACTGACGGTGCTGGTGGCTATGATTGCGGCTTTGCTGTACGTGGGTTACGAGTATGTAGCTGACAATACGGGTGGGGCCGAAGAGCTGACCAATGTGGCTCTCGACACCACCACCCAATCGCTGGCGGGGCAGGGTGACCCTGAGTTCATCACGCCCCTCGACACCCTCACCGATACAACGGCCACGCCTACGCCCGTCGACCTGTCGCAGGCACCGGCACCCGTGGAGGAGCCTGCCAATGCGGCCGCTGTGGAAGATGTAGCCGCCGACAACCGCGAAAAAACCGAAGGGAAGCCATCGGCCGAAGAGCTGAAAAAGGCCGAATCCGCAACGGAGACGCCTAAGGCCGAGCCCGAAGCGGCTAAGCCTGTTGAAAAAATAGCCGTAAAACCGGGCGGTTCGGCATCGACGCACACGGTGCAGTCAGGCGAAACATTTTACGGGATTGCCAATCGGTACAATATGAAAATTAGCACCCTCAAAGAGCTGAACCCGGATGTTTCGGAAGAGCAGGTAAAGTCGGGGGTGACAAAGCTGAAAGTAAAGGTGATGGCTGTGCACACCGTGGGCCCCGGCGATGTACTGCGGGTGGTGGCCCAAAAGTACGGGGTTAGCAAGGAAGCCCTCATGCGCGCCAATGGTAAGTCGAAAGATATGGCTACCCGGGGCGAACGGCTCGTGATTCCGTATCCCGAAAAGCAGTAA
- a CDS encoding DUF481 domain-containing protein, with product MRFCFYVVLLCFVLGTRLGFAQLTEQPDPLRPARPDTAQSAPRDSVGVVADSLPDEQPAIPTPISQLRYRLTADGTATRGNVNRFLLQLTAALDLSVSKQFKFSSSPSFVYGRQNALLNEREWFADFRTTYRHEKRLYYLAFGSLEKSNLRKIQNRQIAAGGVGLKLLNRQKAYLSLTNVLLLERTDFIEGQDFSVLRNSARLFGEYQLGEAVRVSHTTFWQPALNQTGNIRWNGTATVQVKMTDALSLRTTLANSYESVVVPGRLRNDLRWTIGLAYERK from the coding sequence ATGCGCTTTTGCTTTTACGTCGTTCTTCTGTGCTTTGTTTTAGGTACCCGGCTGGGGTTTGCCCAGCTTACCGAGCAACCCGACCCTCTCCGACCCGCCCGGCCCGATACGGCCCAATCGGCCCCGCGCGACTCCGTTGGGGTTGTGGCTGATAGCCTGCCCGATGAGCAACCGGCGATCCCGACACCCATCAGCCAGTTGCGGTATCGGCTCACGGCCGACGGAACCGCCACGCGGGGCAACGTCAACCGGTTTTTATTACAACTCACGGCCGCCCTCGACCTGTCGGTGAGCAAACAGTTTAAATTTTCGAGTAGCCCTTCGTTTGTGTACGGACGCCAGAACGCCCTGCTCAACGAGCGCGAGTGGTTTGCCGATTTCCGAACCACCTACCGGCACGAAAAACGGCTGTATTATCTGGCGTTTGGCTCGTTGGAGAAAAGTAACCTGCGGAAGATTCAGAACCGGCAGATTGCGGCCGGGGGCGTCGGGCTGAAACTGCTCAACCGGCAGAAAGCCTACCTCTCGCTCACCAACGTACTGCTTTTGGAACGTACCGATTTTATTGAAGGGCAGGATTTCAGTGTACTACGAAACTCAGCCCGCTTGTTTGGCGAGTATCAGCTGGGCGAAGCCGTGCGGGTTAGCCACACAACCTTCTGGCAACCCGCCCTGAACCAGACAGGGAATATACGTTGGAACGGCACGGCCACGGTACAGGTCAAAATGACCGACGCCCTGAGCCTCCGCACCACACTCGCCAACTCGTACGAGAGCGTGGTGGTGCCGGGGCGGCTCCGCAACGACCTGCGCTGGACGATCGGCCTCGCCTACGAACGCAAATAG
- a CDS encoding Gfo/Idh/MocA family protein, with the protein MNTTKPVTRWGILGLGRIAHKFVQDLLTVEGAQLHAVAASDQARAEAFGAQYGATHCYGSYEELLTCPDLDVVYIATRHVYHHANTLMLLNAGIPVLCEKPFGMDAGQVAEMVQMARERGVFLMEALWSRFMPTILKAKEWVDSGAVGPVRMVRADFGFAANKDPEGRLFNKALGGGSLLDIGIYPLFLSYLILGKPAHIRAAASFGATGVDEQCGMALTYADGELALLDSTILVKTDTVGVIHGEQGTIRIAGRFHESTTVSLEREGEEPEVFSVPRTTFGYEYEARHVMQCLAEGRTESPLWSLDNSLDLIGLLDAVRTEAGIHY; encoded by the coding sequence ATGAACACTACTAAACCCGTAACCCGCTGGGGTATTTTAGGATTAGGCCGTATTGCCCACAAATTTGTGCAGGACTTACTGACCGTTGAAGGGGCTCAGCTACATGCGGTAGCCGCTTCTGACCAGGCCCGGGCCGAGGCTTTCGGCGCTCAGTACGGCGCAACACACTGCTACGGGTCGTACGAGGAACTGCTCACCTGCCCCGACCTCGACGTGGTGTACATTGCCACGCGCCATGTGTACCATCATGCCAACACGCTGATGTTGCTAAATGCCGGTATTCCGGTGCTCTGCGAAAAGCCGTTTGGTATGGATGCCGGGCAGGTTGCCGAGATGGTACAAATGGCCCGCGAGCGGGGCGTTTTTCTGATGGAAGCCCTGTGGAGCCGCTTTATGCCAACGATTCTGAAAGCTAAAGAGTGGGTCGATTCGGGGGCTGTTGGCCCGGTTCGGATGGTGCGGGCCGACTTTGGTTTTGCGGCCAATAAAGACCCCGAAGGTCGGCTGTTTAATAAGGCACTGGGCGGAGGCTCTCTGCTCGATATTGGTATTTATCCCCTGTTTCTGTCGTATCTGATTCTGGGTAAACCGGCGCATATCCGGGCGGCTGCCTCGTTTGGCGCTACGGGTGTCGATGAGCAGTGTGGAATGGCACTCACCTATGCGGATGGTGAACTGGCCCTCCTCGATAGCACCATTCTGGTGAAAACAGATACCGTCGGCGTCATTCACGGCGAACAGGGCACCATTCGGATTGCCGGGCGTTTTCATGAAAGTACTACGGTATCCCTTGAACGGGAAGGCGAAGAGCCGGAGGTGTTCAGCGTTCCGAGAACCACCTTTGGGTACGAGTACGAAGCCCGGCACGTGATGCAGTGTCTTGCCGAAGGACGTACCGAGAGCCCGCTCTGGTCGCTCGACAACAGCCTCGACCTCATCGGCCTGCTCGACGCCGTCCGCACCGAAGCGGGAATACATTATTAA
- a CDS encoding DegT/DnrJ/EryC1/StrS family aminotransferase, with translation MPDELIHRTIPQIVPYLDEQDAAAVLQTIQNNWITEGPQSALFVDALRQLIGVPYGVLAPNGTMALSLGLMALGIGPGDEVLVPDITFAGSASAVLMVGAMPVFVEVEPDTFQIDMNRAAEGLSARTRAIMPVHLYGTACDMEAVDVFAQQHGLFVIEDAAQGIGVRHRGKHVGSFGDVSCFSFFADKTITTGEGGFVACRDEAIYQRLCLLRNQGRMERGSFVHPAVGFNFRMTDMQAAIGVSQLRKLDDIISWKQLLWSVYEEGLSDITQIRVVGAAPHSTHVPFRCVLIAERANELQSFLAEYGVQTRSFFYPLHRQPCFTPENSRTLPARPGAFTAYAHADYGFERGLCLPLYPTLGIDNVQYMVRKIRSFYRHTTTV, from the coding sequence ATGCCCGACGAACTTATACACCGTACCATACCCCAGATTGTTCCGTATCTGGACGAACAGGATGCGGCCGCTGTGTTGCAAACGATTCAGAATAACTGGATTACCGAAGGCCCGCAGTCGGCTTTGTTTGTCGATGCACTGCGGCAGCTGATTGGGGTTCCGTACGGTGTACTGGCCCCCAACGGAACAATGGCCCTGAGCCTGGGTTTGATGGCCCTCGGGATTGGCCCCGGCGATGAGGTGCTTGTGCCCGACATCACCTTTGCAGGCTCTGCCTCGGCGGTGCTGATGGTGGGCGCTATGCCGGTTTTCGTGGAGGTCGAGCCCGATACATTTCAGATTGACATGAACCGGGCGGCCGAGGGGCTTTCGGCTCGTACCCGCGCCATTATGCCCGTTCACCTGTACGGGACAGCCTGCGATATGGAGGCCGTTGACGTATTTGCCCAGCAGCACGGTCTGTTTGTGATTGAAGATGCGGCTCAGGGCATTGGCGTTCGGCACCGGGGCAAACACGTAGGCAGCTTCGGCGACGTGAGTTGTTTTTCGTTTTTTGCCGACAAAACCATCACTACGGGCGAGGGTGGGTTTGTGGCCTGCCGCGACGAAGCTATCTACCAGCGCCTGTGCCTATTGCGCAATCAGGGCCGCATGGAACGGGGCTCATTTGTGCATCCGGCCGTTGGCTTCAACTTTCGGATGACCGACATGCAGGCCGCTATTGGTGTGAGTCAGTTACGGAAGTTAGACGACATCATTAGCTGGAAACAGTTGCTCTGGAGTGTTTACGAAGAGGGGTTGAGCGATATAACCCAGATACGGGTGGTGGGGGCAGCCCCGCACAGTACACACGTGCCGTTTCGGTGTGTGCTCATCGCCGAGCGGGCCAATGAGCTACAATCCTTTCTAGCCGAATACGGCGTGCAGACCCGTTCGTTTTTCTACCCGCTACATAGGCAACCCTGTTTTACGCCCGAAAACTCCCGCACGTTACCCGCCCGGCCGGGGGCATTTACGGCCTACGCTCATGCCGACTACGGTTTCGAGCGGGGGCTCTGCCTGCCTTTGTACCCGACCTTGGGTATCGACAATGTGCAGTATATGGTTCGGAAAATACGTAGCTTTTACCGGCATACGACTACCGTTTAG
- the purE gene encoding 5-(carboxyamino)imidazole ribonucleotide mutase, with protein sequence MVGIIMGSISDRKVMQEAADALDSLGVQWEMDIVSAHRTPEKMVDYGKSARSRGIQVIIAGAGGAAHLPGMVASLTTLPVIGVPVKSSNSIDGWDSVLSILQMPSGVPVATVALNGARNAGILAAQIVSLTDPAVATRLDQFKEELKSKVDEMSRELTNGLS encoded by the coding sequence ATGGTAGGAATAATAATGGGAAGCATCTCCGACCGTAAGGTGATGCAGGAGGCCGCCGACGCGCTCGATTCGCTCGGGGTTCAGTGGGAAATGGACATTGTATCGGCGCATCGGACGCCCGAAAAAATGGTCGATTATGGTAAGTCGGCCCGTAGCCGGGGAATTCAGGTCATTATTGCGGGTGCGGGCGGAGCGGCCCACCTGCCGGGAATGGTTGCCTCGCTGACGACGTTGCCGGTGATCGGGGTGCCGGTCAAATCAAGCAATTCGATTGATGGGTGGGACTCGGTTCTGTCAATTCTCCAAATGCCCTCGGGTGTGCCCGTTGCGACGGTGGCTCTCAATGGGGCGCGCAACGCCGGGATTCTGGCGGCTCAGATCGTGAGCCTCACCGACCCGGCCGTAGCTACCCGACTCGATCAATTCAAAGAGGAGCTGAAAAGCAAGGTAGACGAAATGAGCCGCGAGCTGACCAACGGTCTGTCTTAA